One Agrobacterium vaccinii DNA window includes the following coding sequences:
- a CDS encoding pyridoxal phosphate-dependent aminotransferase: MSAFSRFTPLAASLPSSVPFVGPEAIERNRKLAVKARIGANESGFGPAPSVLEAMKQAASETWMYADPENFELREALAIYHGISRNNIAIGNGVDGLLGEIVRLVVEPGTPVVTSFGGYPTFNYHVTGYGGRLVTTPYLDDHENLDGLLDLVKKENAPLVYFANPDNPMGSWWEASEVLTFAKALPESCLLVLDEAYCETAPESAIPSVRAMIGMPNVLRMRTFSKAYGLAGARVGYAIGTLGNAQAFDKIRDHFGMPRISIAAALAALKDQAYLRDVVKRIANARERISTIARQNGLSPLPSATNFVTIDCHKDGAYAKAIVDGLMDHGVFIRMPGVEPLNRCIRVSAAPDAKLDLFADALPKVLKALE; this comes from the coding sequence ATGTCCGCATTTTCGCGCTTTACGCCGCTCGCCGCTTCGCTTCCTTCGTCAGTGCCTTTCGTCGGACCAGAGGCTATAGAGCGCAACCGCAAGCTCGCCGTCAAAGCACGGATCGGCGCGAATGAAAGCGGCTTTGGCCCGGCCCCATCGGTGCTGGAAGCCATGAAGCAGGCAGCGTCCGAAACCTGGATGTATGCCGACCCAGAAAATTTCGAATTGCGGGAAGCGCTGGCCATCTATCACGGCATTTCCCGTAACAACATCGCCATCGGCAATGGCGTGGACGGTTTGCTGGGTGAAATCGTGCGGCTGGTGGTGGAGCCGGGAACGCCCGTCGTCACGTCCTTCGGCGGTTATCCCACCTTCAATTACCACGTCACCGGTTACGGCGGGCGTCTGGTGACGACGCCCTATCTGGATGATCACGAGAACCTCGATGGTCTGCTGGACCTCGTCAAGAAAGAGAACGCGCCGCTGGTGTATTTCGCCAATCCCGACAATCCTATGGGAAGCTGGTGGGAAGCAAGCGAAGTCCTGACCTTTGCCAAGGCGCTGCCGGAAAGCTGTCTGCTGGTTCTGGACGAGGCCTATTGCGAGACCGCGCCGGAAAGCGCTATCCCCAGCGTTCGCGCCATGATTGGCATGCCGAATGTGCTGCGTATGCGCACCTTCTCAAAGGCGTACGGCCTTGCAGGCGCGCGCGTTGGTTACGCCATCGGCACGCTGGGCAATGCGCAAGCCTTCGACAAAATCCGCGATCACTTCGGCATGCCCCGGATTTCGATCGCTGCAGCACTCGCAGCACTTAAGGATCAGGCCTATCTGCGCGACGTGGTCAAGCGCATCGCCAACGCCCGCGAGCGCATCTCAACCATCGCCCGCCAGAACGGCCTTTCGCCCCTGCCCTCCGCCACCAACTTCGTCACCATCGATTGCCACAAGGACGGCGCCTACGCCAAAGCCATCGTGGATGGGCTGATGGACCACGGCGTCTTCATCCGCATGCCCGGGGTGGAGCCACTCAACCGTTGCATCCGCGTCAGTGCCGCCCCGGACGCGAAGCTGGATTTGTTTGCAGACGCGCTGCCAAAGGTCTTGAAGGCACTGGAATAG
- a CDS encoding NAD(P)/FAD-dependent oxidoreductase gives MAGTLVIVGAGQAAFSLAAKLRALKDERPITIIGSEDVLPYQRPPLSKKYLMGEMSFDRLQFRDSQWFTDNNVDVRLSTWVEEIDRTAKTVRMQDGSTLAYDKLALATGSAPRTLPAGVGGDLEGVLTVRDERDADRLMEEMKPGRRLLVIGGGYIGLEAAAVARNLGLEVTLIEMADRILQRVAAPETARIMRDIHNAHGVSIREKTGLVRLIGTDGHVSAAELSDGTVLSVDFVIVGIGVLPNDRLARDSGLDIGNGILVDEFTRTSDPNIHAMGDCALLPLDGARVRLESVQNAVDQAEAAALVLTGEEKPYQPKPWFWSDQYDVKLQIAGFNMGYDETVLRPGQREGSHSIWYFRAGRFIAVDAINDAKAYVSGKKLLETGKQPDRAILADHSADLKLLLA, from the coding sequence ATGGCAGGCACACTCGTCATCGTTGGTGCGGGCCAGGCCGCCTTTTCCCTTGCCGCGAAACTGCGGGCGTTGAAGGACGAGCGACCGATTACGATCATCGGTTCGGAAGATGTTTTGCCTTACCAGCGGCCACCGCTATCCAAGAAATATCTGATGGGCGAGATGAGCTTCGACAGGCTCCAGTTTCGCGATTCCCAATGGTTTACGGACAACAATGTCGACGTGCGTCTCTCCACCTGGGTCGAAGAAATCGACCGCACGGCGAAGACGGTGCGCATGCAGGATGGCAGCACGCTTGCCTATGACAAGCTGGCGCTGGCAACGGGCTCTGCCCCGCGCACCCTGCCAGCCGGTGTTGGTGGCGATCTCGAAGGAGTCTTGACGGTGCGAGACGAGCGCGATGCCGACCGGCTGATGGAAGAGATGAAGCCGGGGCGCAGATTGTTGGTGATCGGTGGCGGTTACATCGGGCTGGAAGCGGCAGCCGTTGCGCGAAACCTGGGGCTGGAGGTGACGCTGATCGAAATGGCCGACCGCATCTTGCAACGCGTGGCCGCCCCCGAAACAGCACGCATCATGCGCGACATTCACAACGCGCACGGCGTTTCCATCCGCGAGAAGACCGGCCTCGTGCGGTTGATCGGCACGGATGGCCATGTCAGCGCAGCCGAGCTTTCAGACGGAACGGTGCTATCCGTGGATTTCGTCATCGTCGGTATCGGCGTTTTGCCGAATGATCGGCTGGCGCGTGATTCGGGCCTCGATATCGGCAACGGGATTCTGGTCGATGAATTCACCCGCACATCCGATCCTAATATTCACGCCATGGGCGATTGCGCGCTTTTGCCGCTCGATGGCGCGCGGGTGCGGCTCGAATCGGTGCAGAACGCGGTCGATCAGGCCGAAGCGGCGGCTCTCGTCCTGACCGGCGAGGAAAAACCCTATCAGCCCAAGCCATGGTTCTGGTCCGACCAATATGATGTGAAGTTGCAGATTGCCGGGTTCAACATGGGTTACGATGAGACGGTGCTGCGGCCCGGCCAACGGGAAGGCAGCCATTCCATCTGGTATTTCCGTGCGGGCCGCTTCATTGCCGTGGATGCCATCAACGATGCCAAGGCCTATGTCAGCGGCAAAAAGCTGCTGGAGACCGGCAAACAGCCGGACCGTGCCATTCTGGCCGATCATTCTGCCGATCTGAAATTGCTGCTGGCCTGA
- a CDS encoding DUF2147 domain-containing protein: protein MKRMTIFAAAAFLMGSGAFAAEAIEGNWKTASGETAAITQCGSAYCVTLKTGKHAGKQIGKMSGKGNSYSGEITDPANDKTYAGTGTVSGSSLSMKGCVLKVLCKSQTWTRL, encoded by the coding sequence ATGAAGAGAATGACGATATTTGCCGCCGCCGCATTTTTGATGGGCAGCGGCGCCTTTGCTGCAGAAGCCATCGAGGGCAACTGGAAGACGGCCAGCGGCGAAACCGCAGCGATCACCCAGTGCGGCTCTGCCTATTGCGTGACCTTGAAGACCGGCAAGCATGCCGGAAAGCAGATCGGCAAGATGAGCGGTAAGGGCAACAGCTATTCCGGCGAAATCACCGACCCCGCCAATGACAAGACCTATGCCGGTACCGGCACCGTTTCGGGCAGCTCGCTCAGCATGAAGGGCTGCGTGCTGAAAGTGCTGTGCAAATCCCAGACATGGACACGGCTCTAA
- a CDS encoding porin codes for MNIKSLLIGSAAALAAVSGAQAADAIVAAEPEPMEYVRVCDAFGTGFFYIPGTETCLKFSGYVRFQTDISRDRSGTSDWDSFTRAQFNVDTKTDTELGAVRGFIEFRGDADNADSAGLNIQQAFIEVGGLKVGKFYNWWDDSLSGETDYLNTATLFNSIRYTYDAGSFWAGISVDELEGLNVRTVRAPVLGVANAALAAAAEADNNVGISAGVGTKLAGFTLQLIGGYDVDQEEGAVRLMGTADIGPGTLGLAGIYATGGSAYFNKAEWVVAAEYAIKATDRLTITPAAQYFGNVADAQRTNTAAFGTAISGDSTTVRRGDDWSNRDAWTAGVTVDYKLTEGLTTKVTANYYDEDDRGDQVTGFVRLQRNF; via the coding sequence ATGAACATTAAGAGCCTTTTGATCGGCTCCGCTGCAGCTCTCGCAGCAGTATCTGGCGCCCAGGCTGCCGACGCTATCGTCGCTGCTGAGCCAGAGCCAATGGAATACGTTCGCGTTTGCGACGCTTTCGGCACAGGCTTCTTCTACATCCCTGGCACCGAAACCTGCCTGAAGTTCTCTGGTTACGTTCGTTTCCAGACAGACATCAGCCGCGACCGTTCCGGCACTTCTGACTGGGATTCGTTCACACGTGCTCAGTTCAACGTTGACACCAAGACAGACACCGAACTCGGTGCAGTTCGTGGCTTCATCGAATTCCGTGGCGATGCTGACAACGCAGACTCTGCCGGTCTCAACATCCAGCAGGCTTTCATCGAAGTTGGCGGCCTCAAGGTCGGTAAGTTCTACAACTGGTGGGACGACAGCCTTTCTGGCGAAACTGACTACCTGAACACTGCAACACTGTTCAACTCCATTCGTTACACCTACGACGCAGGCTCTTTCTGGGCCGGTATTTCGGTTGACGAACTCGAAGGTCTGAACGTTCGCACAGTTCGCGCACCAGTCCTCGGTGTTGCTAACGCTGCCTTGGCTGCCGCTGCGGAAGCCGACAACAACGTTGGTATTTCTGCTGGCGTTGGCACCAAGCTCGCTGGCTTCACACTTCAGCTGATCGGCGGCTATGACGTTGACCAGGAAGAAGGCGCAGTTCGCCTGATGGGTACTGCTGACATCGGTCCTGGCACACTGGGCCTGGCTGGTATCTATGCAACCGGCGGCTCTGCATACTTCAACAAGGCTGAATGGGTTGTTGCTGCTGAATACGCAATCAAGGCTACAGATCGTCTGACGATCACGCCTGCTGCTCAGTACTTCGGCAACGTTGCTGACGCTCAGCGCACCAACACAGCTGCTTTCGGCACAGCGATTTCCGGCGACTCCACAACGGTTCGTCGTGGCGACGACTGGTCGAACCGCGATGCTTGGACTGCTGGCGTAACGGTTGACTACAAGCTCACCGAAGGCTTGACCACGAAGGTTACTGCAAACTACTACGACGAAGACGACCGTGGCGATCAGGTCACCGGCTTCGTTCGCCTGCAGCGCAACTTCTAA
- a CDS encoding aldolase/citrate lyase family protein translates to MRAEENRFKTAIRDGKPQIGLWLDMGEAITAEIAGTAGFDWLVIDGEHGPNDLRSIIDQLRALAPFPAEPVVRVPVGESWIIKQLLDAGARTLLVPMVDSAAQATQLVAAMHYPPRGIRGMGAVVARASGFNTIDNYAQNASDGLCLLVQAETRAAIADLDNILQVDGIDGVFIGPADLAADMGYLGRIDEPEVQETIEAAIRKIVASGKAAGILTFNETYNKRYLELGASFVAVGADVTEFSNAIRSLCARYKGGAPEKASSY, encoded by the coding sequence ATGCGCGCCGAGGAAAACCGCTTCAAGACCGCCATTCGCGACGGCAAACCGCAAATCGGCCTCTGGCTGGATATGGGTGAGGCGATCACGGCGGAAATTGCCGGAACAGCCGGTTTCGACTGGCTGGTGATCGATGGTGAGCACGGCCCCAACGATCTGCGCAGCATCATCGACCAGTTACGCGCGCTAGCGCCATTCCCCGCTGAGCCTGTGGTGCGTGTTCCCGTGGGGGAAAGCTGGATCATCAAGCAATTGCTGGATGCCGGTGCGCGCACGCTTCTGGTTCCGATGGTCGATTCGGCTGCGCAAGCAACGCAACTCGTTGCCGCCATGCATTACCCGCCGCGTGGCATTCGCGGCATGGGCGCCGTTGTGGCCAGAGCGTCGGGCTTCAACACCATCGACAATTACGCGCAAAACGCATCCGATGGCCTGTGTTTGCTGGTGCAGGCAGAAACGCGCGCGGCCATCGCCGATCTCGACAATATATTGCAGGTGGATGGTATCGACGGCGTCTTCATCGGCCCTGCCGATTTGGCAGCCGATATGGGCTATCTCGGGCGGATCGACGAGCCGGAGGTGCAGGAGACCATCGAAGCGGCCATTCGCAAGATCGTCGCATCCGGCAAAGCCGCTGGTATTCTGACCTTCAACGAGACCTACAATAAGCGCTATCTCGAACTCGGCGCATCATTCGTGGCCGTTGGCGCAGATGTCACGGAGTTTTCCAACGCCATCCGGTCGCTCTGCGCGCGTTACAAGGGCGGCGCGCCGGAGAAGGCATCGAGCTACTGA
- a CDS encoding SEL1-like repeat protein: MARFEVRDIEMAVAGGQSRADVFCNLGLIYATGRGCPVNLIAAHKWLNIAAIKGSERAVSLRADLARNMSKADLATALRAARDWMTSH; encoded by the coding sequence ATGGCACGCTTTGAAGTTCGCGATATCGAAATGGCAGTCGCCGGTGGCCAAAGCCGCGCGGACGTCTTCTGCAACCTCGGCCTTATCTACGCGACAGGCCGTGGTTGCCCGGTGAACCTCATCGCTGCCCACAAGTGGCTGAACATCGCCGCGATCAAGGGTTCGGAACGGGCGGTTTCGCTGCGTGCCGATCTGGCTCGCAACATGAGCAAGGCAGACCTCGCAACGGCGCTGCGCGCCGCCCGCGACTGGATGACCTCGCACTGA